One Brassica napus cultivar Da-Ae chromosome C2, Da-Ae, whole genome shotgun sequence DNA window includes the following coding sequences:
- the LOC106380054 gene encoding uncharacterized protein LOC106380054, translated as MITVAIAAELLEEYTLALARITATLLPQPPTSRHRSVRAPTSGGRADSPLPRSDISSSCAPNYAAFLLNF; from the coding sequence ATGATAACAGTAGCTATCGCCGCCGAGTTGCTTGAAGAATACACGTTGGCGCTCGCTCGCATCACTGCAACACTCCTCCCTCAACCACCGACAAGTCGCCATCGAAGCGTCCGAGCTCCCACTAGCGGCGGCCGAGCCGATTCTCCCTTGCCTCGTAGCGACATCTCATCGTCTTGCGCTCCAAACTACGCCGCTTTTCTCTTAAATTTCTGA